One window from the genome of Melospiza georgiana isolate bMelGeo1 chromosome 13, bMelGeo1.pri, whole genome shotgun sequence encodes:
- the LACTB gene encoding serine beta-lactamase-like protein LACTB, mitochondrial: MAGLARALRRAAAPGRLPSARGGGDGAGPRPWGWGLALGLALGVRAAPAGGEPENGREEKPPPPRGFGAAVERSRDLVRRIKDEAGIPGILVGVSVDGKEVWSEGLGYADVENRVLCKPETVMRIASISKCLTMMAVAKLWEEGKLDLDAPVQKYVPEFPEKVYEGEKVTITTRQLVSHLSGIRHYEKDITKVKEEKEKANRALKLTKSHQDKEQKAKEGKGTENTDCVKQKKEHDSETKSRNSKPGRNDKEFEQEEYYLKEKFESVIESLKIFKNDPLFFKPGSQFLYSTYGFTLLSAVVERASGQKFTDYMLKMFRDLDMLSTVLDDNEAMIYNRARCYIYNKKGRLVNAPYVDNSYKWAGGGFLSSVGDLLKFGNALLYSYQAGQFQNNNSKLLPGYLKPSTVAMMWTPVPKTEVSWDRDGKYAMAWAVVEKNQQCGCCRQQRHYASHTGGAVGASSVLLILPEELHPEAVGAWPVAPPRGVVVTIICNMQSVSLNSTALKIAREFDREKQAQSEG, translated from the exons ATGGCGGGCCTGGCGCGGGCCCTgcggcgggcggcggctccCGGGCGGCTCCCCTCGGCCCGCGGAGGGGGCGacggggccgggccgcggccctggggctgggggctggcgCTGGGGCTGGCGCTGGGCGTtcgggcggccccggcgggagGCGAGCCGGAGAACGGGCGGGAGGAgaagccgccgccgccgcggggctTCGGCGCGGCcgtggagaggagcagggaccTGGTGCGGAGGATCAAG GATGAAGCAGGAATCCCTGGTATATTAGTTGGAGTTTCTGTAGATGGCAAGGAAGTCTGGTCAGAAG GTTTGGGCTATGCTGACGTGGAGAACCGTGTGCTGTGCAAGCCTGAGACCGTCATGCGCATCGCCAGCATCAGCAAGTGTCTCACCATGATGGCTGTTGCTAAACTGTGGGAAGAGGGGAAGCTGGATTTAGATGCTCCAGTGCAGAAATATGTCCCTGAATTTCCAGAAAAGGTCTACGAGGGTGAAAAG GTCACCATTACCACGAGACAGTTGGTTTCACACTTGAGTGGGATCCGTCACTATGAAAAAGATATTacaaaagtaaaagaagaaaaggaaaaggcaaacaGAGCACTTAAGCTAACAAAATCCCATCAGGATaaagaacaaaaagcaaaagaaggtaAAGGGACTGAAAACACTGATTGTGTCAAACAGAAGAAAGAACATGATAGTGAGACAAAGAGCAGGAATTCAAAGCCTGGCAGGAACGACAAGGAGTTTGAACAGGAAGAGTAttatctgaaagaaaaatttgaaaGTGTGATTGAGTCActgaagatatttaaaaatgATCCCTTATTCTTTAAACCAG GTAGTCAGTTCTTGTACTCAACATATGGCTTTACTCTCTTAAGTGCTGTTGTGGAGAGAGCTTCAGGACAGAAATTTACAGATTATATGCTGAAAATGTTTCGTGACTTGGATATGCTGTCAACTGTCCTAGATGACAATGAAGCAATGATATACAACAGAGCAAG GTGTTACATTTACAACAAAAAGGGACGGCTGGTAAATGCACCATATGTGGACAACTCTTACAAGTGGGCTGGTGGTGGCTTCCTGTCATCAGTAGGTGACCTCCTGAAATTTGGAAATGCCTTGCTGTACAGTTATCAAGCTGGACAATttcaaaacaacaacagcaaactCCTCCCAGGGTACCTCAAGCCAAGCACAGTTGCCATGATGTGGACTCCAGTGCCAAAAACAGAAGTGTCGTGGGACAGGGACGGTAAATACGCCATGGCTTGGGCCGTGGTGGAGAAAAACCAACAGtgtggctgctgcagacagcagagACACTATGCATCTCAcactgggggtgctgtgggggcCAGCAGCGTCCTCCTCATCCTGCCTGAAGAGCTGCACCCCGAGGCTGTGGGTGCCTGGCCAGTGGCACCCCCCAGAGGGGTCGTTGTCACCATCATCTGCAACATGCAATCGGTGTCACTCAACAGCACCGCCCTAAAGATCGCCAGGGAGTTCGACAGAGAGAAACAGGCACAGAGTGAGGGCTGA